One part of the Parabacteroides distasonis ATCC 8503 genome encodes these proteins:
- the ahpF gene encoding alkyl hydroperoxide reductase subunit F, translated as MLESTLKEQLKGIFAGLNANYTFDISISPAHESRQELLDLLGDVASCSDKISMRVSDGDGLEFILLKDGAKTGIKFRGVPNGHEFTSLLLAILNSDGKGKNFPDESICNRVKALNGPIHLTTYVSLTCTNCPDVVQALNAMTTLNPQIHHEMVDGAINQAEVDALKIQGVPSVFADGKLIHVGRGEFGELLSKLEAQYGINESLTEKTVKRYDVVVVGGGPAGASSAIYSARKGLSVAVVAERIGGQVKETVGIENLISVPETTGTQLADNLRLHMRQYPIDLLEHRRIEKVTIEGNEKVLSTAGGEIFKAPAVIIATGASWRKLNVPGEAEYIGRGVAFCPHCDGPFYKGKHVAVVGGGNSGIEAAIDLAGICSKVTVLEFMDELKADQVLQEKAKSLPNVEIFVSSQTTEVVGNGDKVTGIRTKDRKTGEERVIHLDGIFVQIGLAANSGVFKEIVETNRPGEIVIDAHCRTNVPGIYAAGDVSTVPFKQIIISMGEGAKAALSAFEDRVRGVLD; from the coding sequence GTGTTAGAATCAACATTAAAAGAACAATTAAAAGGTATATTCGCAGGGTTAAATGCGAATTATACCTTTGATATATCGATCTCTCCTGCGCATGAAAGTAGACAAGAGTTGTTGGATTTATTAGGTGATGTTGCCTCTTGTTCGGATAAAATATCTATGCGAGTATCTGATGGGGATGGATTGGAATTCATTTTATTAAAGGATGGAGCGAAAACGGGGATTAAGTTTCGTGGAGTACCTAATGGACACGAGTTTACTTCCTTGCTGTTGGCGATCTTGAATTCAGATGGGAAAGGCAAGAATTTTCCGGACGAGAGCATTTGTAATCGTGTTAAAGCCTTGAATGGCCCGATACATCTGACGACCTATGTCTCTTTGACTTGTACGAATTGCCCGGATGTGGTACAGGCATTAAACGCTATGACGACTTTAAATCCTCAGATCCATCATGAGATGGTAGATGGGGCTATCAATCAGGCGGAAGTTGATGCCTTGAAGATACAAGGCGTCCCCTCTGTCTTTGCGGATGGAAAACTGATCCATGTAGGACGTGGGGAATTCGGTGAATTGTTATCGAAGCTGGAAGCTCAGTATGGAATCAATGAGAGCCTGACAGAGAAGACGGTAAAACGATATGACGTGGTTGTGGTCGGTGGAGGGCCGGCTGGTGCTTCTTCCGCTATTTATTCCGCACGAAAGGGGCTGAGTGTCGCTGTCGTGGCGGAGCGTATCGGCGGGCAGGTGAAGGAGACGGTAGGAATTGAGAATCTGATTTCAGTTCCGGAGACAACAGGTACCCAGTTGGCTGACAATCTGCGCTTGCATATGCGGCAATATCCGATTGACCTGCTGGAGCATCGTCGTATAGAGAAGGTAACGATAGAAGGAAACGAGAAGGTTTTGTCTACGGCTGGAGGTGAGATATTCAAGGCTCCGGCGGTTATTATCGCTACGGGCGCTAGCTGGCGTAAATTGAATGTACCGGGTGAGGCAGAGTATATAGGGCGTGGAGTGGCTTTTTGTCCTCATTGCGACGGTCCGTTTTATAAGGGAAAACATGTCGCCGTGGTTGGCGGTGGAAATTCCGGTATCGAGGCGGCTATTGATTTGGCGGGGATCTGTTCGAAAGTAACCGTTTTGGAGTTTATGGATGAGTTAAAAGCGGATCAAGTCTTGCAAGAGAAAGCGAAGAGTTTGCCGAATGTCGAGATCTTTGTTAGTTCACAAACAACCGAGGTGGTTGGAAATGGCGACAAGGTAACCGGTATCCGTACAAAGGATCGTAAGACAGGGGAAGAGCGTGTTATTCATTTAGACGGTATTTTTGTTCAAATCGGCTTAGCCGCTAATAGTGGTGTCTTTAAGGAGATTGTCGAAACAAATCGTCCCGGTGAGATCGTGATTGACGCACATTGCCGGACGAATGTCCCGGGTATTTATGCTGCGGGCGACGTTTCCACCGTACCCTTTAAGCAAATCATTATTTCTATGGGAGAAGGCGCCAAAGCGGCCCTTTCGGCCTTTGAAGATCGGGTACGTGGCGTACTTGATTGA
- a CDS encoding PepSY-associated TM helix domain-containing protein, with translation MRKFFAKVHLWLSIPFGIIIAIVCLTGAILVFETEILELGYPSRYFVKEVKGEPLSPATLIESARQQLPDSVRINGIRVSSDPRRTYQLILPGKKAAGFIDPYTGEVTGMDDGQGFFLKMMRLHRWLLDEYKRDGSFSWGKSIVGYATLVLAIIIISGIVIWYPRNKKVLRNRLKVKTKAGWFRFFYDLHVSGGFYAALLLLILALTGLTWSFGWYRNAFYSVFGISANPPQAHHAPASSGAKKPAKKKTDYTQWAEVLSALKSHYPDFNSITIQDGSATVSTARYGNTRGSDRYSFDPATGEITEVQLYKDLPKSGKIRGWIYSVHVGSWGGMTTRILTCLVSLLGTIFAITGYYFWIKKQFRKLR, from the coding sequence ATGAGAAAATTCTTTGCGAAAGTACATTTATGGCTATCGATACCTTTTGGCATTATTATTGCGATTGTCTGCCTGACCGGGGCGATTCTCGTCTTTGAGACAGAGATATTAGAATTAGGCTACCCTTCCCGTTATTTTGTAAAGGAAGTAAAAGGGGAACCTCTCTCGCCTGCCACCTTGATAGAATCGGCGCGCCAACAATTACCCGATTCGGTTCGAATAAACGGTATTCGGGTATCGTCTGACCCGAGACGAACTTATCAACTGATATTACCGGGGAAAAAGGCCGCGGGTTTTATTGATCCCTACACCGGGGAGGTGACCGGGATGGATGACGGACAAGGTTTTTTCCTGAAAATGATGCGTCTTCATCGTTGGTTACTTGATGAGTATAAACGGGATGGAAGTTTTTCTTGGGGAAAATCAATAGTTGGCTATGCGACTTTGGTCTTGGCGATTATTATTATAAGTGGAATCGTAATTTGGTATCCCCGTAATAAAAAAGTATTGAGAAACCGGTTGAAAGTAAAGACCAAGGCTGGTTGGTTCCGTTTCTTCTATGATTTACATGTCTCCGGGGGATTCTATGCGGCATTGCTCCTGCTTATCTTAGCGTTAACCGGATTAACATGGTCGTTTGGTTGGTATCGAAATGCCTTTTATAGTGTCTTCGGTATTAGTGCAAACCCGCCTCAAGCGCATCATGCTCCAGCTTCTTCCGGCGCGAAGAAACCCGCGAAGAAAAAGACGGATTACACACAATGGGCTGAGGTGTTATCGGCATTGAAAAGCCATTATCCGGACTTTAACTCAATCACGATCCAAGATGGCTCCGCTACGGTTTCTACGGCCCGTTATGGGAATACAAGAGGAAGCGACCGTTACTCCTTTGATCCTGCTACGGGTGAGATTACGGAAGTCCAATTATATAAAGATCTCCCAAAATCGGGGAAGATAAGAGGATGGATTTATTCCGTACACGTCGGCTCGTGGGGGGGAATGACTACCCGTATATTGACTTGCTTAGTTTCCTTGTTGGGGACGATCTTCGCGATAACCGGCTATTATTTTTGGATAAAGAAACAATTCAGGAAACTGAGATGA
- a CDS encoding DUF4374 domain-containing protein: MKKNYLMTGLAAALLVGGVFTSCSDDDPVNPDNGGNGNGNGGGSTSEAVSSYVVAASVGDANYLLTADTLGDGSISAKNNGLTTESGTQWIFYKDKYLYRLVYNQGNAGVTSSYVLNAEGKIKERDNTYEIKRFTSYGIYGDYIITSSTGDLGEEYADENGYLPKGFLLSYLDVAKETFTTNTNTILSENYLGNGEFVTLAGILQANGRIYSAAIPMGLSKYGVKAEGGKYVKYPELVKTESGGSGSGAYEKGELQWTQYPNEAWVAIYANEKFENPKLIKTDKISYACGRNRSQYYQTIWTADNGDVYVFSPSYAKTMTAEVQKTTLPAGVVRIKANAEEFDPDYYCNLEAQTGGKAFLRCWHITEDYFLLLMYDRPLTESGFAAKELAIYKGEDKSLTYVKGLPSTDVISGFGNTPFSEDGIAYMAVTTTDGSQPAVYRIDPKTVTATKGLTVEAEQISGVGKLTAAQE; the protein is encoded by the coding sequence ATGAAGAAGAATTATTTAATGACAGGTCTTGCCGCTGCGTTATTGGTTGGGGGGGTATTTACTTCTTGTAGTGACGACGATCCTGTAAACCCGGATAACGGAGGCAACGGGAATGGAAATGGCGGAGGATCGACCTCGGAGGCGGTTTCGAGCTATGTAGTCGCCGCTTCTGTCGGTGACGCAAATTACTTGTTGACAGCCGATACGCTGGGGGATGGCTCTATCTCCGCTAAAAACAACGGACTCACTACGGAAAGCGGTACGCAATGGATCTTCTATAAGGATAAATATTTGTATCGTTTGGTTTACAACCAAGGAAATGCTGGTGTTACTTCTTCATACGTACTGAATGCGGAAGGTAAGATTAAAGAGCGTGATAATACTTACGAGATCAAGCGATTTACTTCTTATGGTATCTATGGCGACTATATCATTACATCTTCTACCGGTGATCTGGGTGAGGAATATGCGGACGAGAATGGTTATCTGCCTAAAGGCTTCTTGCTCTCTTATCTGGATGTGGCCAAAGAGACGTTTACGACAAACACGAATACGATCTTGTCGGAGAATTATTTGGGAAATGGCGAGTTCGTTACGTTAGCGGGTATTCTCCAAGCGAACGGCCGGATCTATTCCGCGGCTATCCCGATGGGATTGAGTAAGTACGGCGTGAAAGCGGAGGGAGGTAAATATGTTAAATACCCGGAGCTGGTAAAGACTGAATCCGGAGGAAGCGGTAGTGGCGCTTACGAAAAAGGGGAATTGCAATGGACGCAATATCCGAACGAGGCTTGGGTCGCTATTTATGCGAACGAGAAATTCGAGAACCCGAAACTGATAAAGACGGATAAGATCAGTTATGCTTGCGGACGTAACCGTTCTCAATACTACCAGACCATTTGGACGGCAGACAACGGCGATGTGTATGTGTTCTCGCCCAGCTATGCCAAGACGATGACCGCGGAGGTACAGAAAACGACTTTGCCGGCCGGTGTAGTTCGTATTAAGGCTAACGCGGAGGAGTTTGATCCCGATTATTATTGTAATTTGGAGGCACAGACGGGTGGTAAGGCATTCTTGCGTTGTTGGCATATCACGGAAGATTATTTCTTGTTGTTGATGTATGATCGTCCGTTGACTGAATCCGGATTCGCCGCGAAAGAGTTGGCTATTTATAAAGGAGAGGATAAGAGTCTTACTTACGTGAAGGGGCTGCCTTCCACGGATGTTATTTCTGGATTTGGCAATACTCCGTTCTCGGAGGATGGTATCGCTTATATGGCGGTTACGACTACCGATGGGAGTCAACCGGCCGTGTATCGTATCGATCCGAAGACAGTTACCGCTACAAAAGGTCTTACCGTTGAGGCAGAGCAAATCAGTGGTGTAGGTAAATTGACTGCCGCTCAAGAATAA
- a CDS encoding TonB-dependent receptor, producing MNKFFIFILCLCCALTVAQATGEDRLNDSDANVFGHVLDKKTGEHLPFINVLLKGTTIGTTTDNSGHYFLKNLPEGKFTLEYKALGYKTISKEVTLKKGKTLEINVELEEDQIALDGVVVSANRAETSRRLAPTLVNVLDAKVFTTTNAVNLAQGLNFQPGVRVETNCQNCGFQQVRINGLDGPYTQILIDSRPIFSALSGVYGLEQIPANMIERVEVMRGGGSALFGSSAIAGTINIITKEPLRNSGELSHTLTSIGGTSAFDNNTTLNASLVSENGKAGLYLFGQNRHRSGFDQDGDGFTELPKLKNQTVGFRSYLKTSTYSKLTFEYHHMNEYRRGGNLLDRPPHEADIAEQLEHSIDGGGLKFDLFSKDYKHKWSVFTSAQNTDRDSYYGTNQDPNAYGKTTDLTVMAGTQYAYSFDKFLFMPSDLTAGLEYSFDHLKDEMIGYNRFTNQKVHIESAFLQNEWKNKRWSFLIGGRLDKHNMMDHVIFSPRANIRFNPTEDINIRASYSSGFRAPQAFDEDMHISAVGGEVAMIQRAKDLSEEKSQSLSASVDFYHRFKNGIQLNFLVEGFYTSLSDVFVLEDIGKDEQGNLIKERRNGSGAKVMGLTLEGKSVLTSWLSLQAGATFQRSRYKEAEKWSDDENVPAETKMFRTPDIYGYFTATLTPFKRFTASLSGTYTGSMLVQHLAGYIPLDKAVETPDFFDMNIKLAYEFPLYKELKLEVNGGVQNLFNAYQSDFDQGKNRDSSYIYGPASPRSYFAGVKMSF from the coding sequence ATGAATAAATTTTTCATCTTTATACTATGCCTGTGCTGTGCCCTAACGGTAGCTCAGGCCACGGGAGAGGACCGTCTAAACGACTCAGACGCAAATGTTTTCGGACATGTATTGGATAAGAAAACAGGGGAGCATCTTCCCTTTATCAACGTATTGTTAAAAGGTACCACGATCGGTACGACCACCGATAACTCGGGACATTATTTCCTGAAGAATCTGCCGGAAGGTAAATTTACGCTAGAATATAAAGCGCTCGGGTATAAGACTATCTCTAAAGAAGTGACCCTAAAGAAAGGAAAAACCTTAGAGATTAATGTAGAACTGGAAGAAGACCAGATCGCCTTGGATGGCGTGGTGGTATCTGCGAATCGTGCGGAAACTTCCCGCCGGTTGGCTCCCACATTAGTGAATGTATTGGATGCGAAGGTTTTTACTACGACCAATGCGGTGAATTTGGCACAGGGACTAAATTTCCAACCGGGTGTACGGGTAGAGACGAATTGCCAGAATTGCGGTTTCCAGCAAGTCCGGATCAATGGATTAGACGGACCTTATACCCAAATACTGATTGATTCACGTCCCATATTCAGCGCTTTATCCGGCGTATATGGGCTTGAGCAAATACCGGCGAATATGATCGAGCGGGTAGAGGTGATGCGAGGAGGGGGATCGGCACTGTTCGGCTCGTCCGCTATCGCCGGGACAATTAATATCATCACGAAGGAGCCCTTGAGAAATTCCGGGGAATTGTCGCATACGTTAACCTCGATTGGCGGGACATCTGCTTTCGATAATAATACGACCCTAAATGCCTCTTTGGTATCGGAAAATGGGAAAGCGGGCTTATATCTTTTTGGCCAGAACCGTCATCGTTCCGGTTTTGATCAGGATGGAGATGGTTTTACGGAGTTGCCTAAATTGAAGAATCAAACGGTCGGTTTCCGTTCGTACCTGAAAACGAGTACTTATAGTAAATTGACATTCGAGTATCATCATATGAATGAATACCGCAGGGGAGGAAATCTGTTGGATCGTCCGCCTCATGAAGCGGATATCGCCGAACAGTTGGAGCATTCGATTGATGGAGGAGGTCTGAAATTCGATCTTTTCTCCAAGGATTACAAACATAAATGGAGTGTTTTCACTTCTGCCCAGAATACAGACCGGGATAGTTATTACGGGACGAACCAAGATCCGAACGCTTACGGCAAGACTACGGACCTGACGGTTATGGCCGGTACGCAATATGCTTATAGTTTTGATAAATTCTTGTTTATGCCATCGGATTTGACTGCCGGTTTGGAGTATAGTTTCGATCATTTGAAAGACGAGATGATCGGGTATAATCGCTTTACGAATCAGAAGGTGCATATCGAGAGCGCATTTTTGCAGAATGAGTGGAAAAATAAGCGATGGAGCTTCTTGATTGGCGGTCGTTTGGATAAACATAATATGATGGATCATGTAATATTCAGCCCTCGTGCGAATATCCGTTTTAACCCGACGGAAGATATCAATATCCGGGCTAGTTATTCCAGTGGTTTCCGTGCCCCGCAAGCGTTCGATGAGGATATGCATATCTCGGCGGTCGGCGGAGAGGTCGCTATGATCCAGCGTGCGAAAGATTTATCCGAGGAGAAATCGCAGAGCTTGAGTGCTTCGGTCGATTTTTACCATCGTTTTAAGAATGGTATCCAGTTGAACTTCTTGGTGGAAGGTTTTTACACCAGCTTAAGTGATGTGTTTGTCTTGGAAGATATCGGGAAAGATGAGCAAGGCAATCTGATTAAGGAACGTCGTAACGGTTCCGGGGCGAAAGTGATGGGATTAACCTTGGAAGGAAAGTCGGTGTTAACTTCATGGCTATCTTTGCAAGCGGGCGCTACTTTCCAGCGAAGCCGTTATAAAGAGGCCGAGAAATGGAGCGATGACGAGAATGTGCCAGCCGAGACAAAGATGTTCCGTACGCCGGATATCTATGGTTATTTTACGGCTACTCTCACGCCTTTCAAACGTTTCACGGCTTCCCTGTCGGGAACCTATACGGGAAGTATGTTGGTGCAGCATTTGGCGGGATATATACCTTTGGATAAGGCGGTGGAGACTCCGGATTTCTTTGATATGAATATCAAGCTTGCGTATGAGTTCCCGCTTTACAAAGAGCTGAAACTAGAAGTAAATGGGGGCGTGCAGAATCTGTTCAACGCTTACCAATCCGACTTTGACCAAGGTAAGAACCGGGATTCCTCCTATATCTATGGCCCGGCTAGCCCGAGAAGTTATTTTGCCGGTGTAAAGATGAGCTTTTAA
- a CDS encoding sugar phosphate isomerase/epimerase family protein, with amino-acid sequence MTDRRTFLRNISLLTLGGIASQKVMASNPTRSIPATDAVSSATAGKKMGLQTYSLGQELLQDMPNGLNRLAKAGYTDLEIFGYREDTGKFGDYNPKNTTFIASKDYKKMVDDAGLRISSSHLTPSLREYTKENMPKFDEFWKKATDIHAELGVSCMVQPSLPRIENEDDAKVVSEIFNRAGEITKKAGILWGYHNHSNEFKRVLKAGEKPEQNPNPWAPPKGTYIEELFLKNTDPDKVMFELDVYWAVMGQQDPVEWMENYPNRFKLLHIKDRWIIGDSGMMNFPNIFKKAYEIGILGYYVELEGDKKGRTQFEGVEKSAAYLQAAPFVK; translated from the coding sequence ATGACAGACAGAAGAACATTTTTGAGAAACATTTCATTACTTACTTTAGGGGGCATAGCCAGCCAAAAAGTAATGGCTTCAAATCCCACCAGATCCATACCCGCCACGGATGCGGTATCCTCGGCAACCGCCGGGAAAAAGATGGGATTGCAAACCTATTCGCTCGGACAGGAGTTACTGCAAGATATGCCTAACGGGTTGAACCGATTGGCAAAAGCAGGATATACCGATCTGGAGATTTTCGGATATAGGGAAGACACTGGTAAATTCGGTGATTATAATCCTAAAAATACGACATTCATCGCCTCCAAGGATTATAAGAAAATGGTGGATGATGCCGGTTTGAGAATCAGCAGCTCACACTTGACCCCTTCTCTTCGTGAGTACACGAAAGAGAATATGCCCAAATTCGACGAGTTCTGGAAAAAGGCAACCGATATCCATGCCGAGCTAGGTGTTAGTTGTATGGTACAACCGAGTTTACCCCGTATCGAAAACGAGGATGACGCCAAAGTAGTATCAGAGATCTTCAACCGTGCCGGAGAGATCACGAAGAAAGCCGGAATCCTATGGGGTTACCATAATCATAGCAATGAGTTCAAACGGGTATTGAAAGCCGGCGAGAAACCGGAACAGAACCCGAATCCGTGGGCACCTCCTAAAGGTACTTATATCGAGGAGTTATTCCTAAAAAATACCGATCCGGATAAGGTTATGTTCGAGTTGGATGTATATTGGGCCGTTATGGGGCAGCAAGATCCCGTGGAATGGATGGAGAATTATCCGAATCGTTTTAAGTTATTGCACATCAAGGATCGTTGGATCATCGGTGATTCCGGTATGATGAATTTCCCGAATATATTCAAAAAAGCGTACGAGATCGGTATCCTCGGCTACTACGTGGAACTGGAAGGTGACAAAAAAGGCCGTACCCAGTTCGAGGGCGTAGAGAAGAGCGCCGCCTATTTGCAAGCCGCTCCGTTCGTTAAATAA
- a CDS encoding alpha/beta hydrolase, whose amino-acid sequence MSRTHILLIFLLLPLTLRSQEDICIGKELVLYSTVLQEERSYWIHLPEHYNMDTKQRYPVVYLLDGDSFFHSLVGIRKTLASGRGKYLPPCIIVGVLNSDRTRDFTPTASAAGRDGKISIDAIPQGGGSEAFSKFLTEELRPAIDSAYRTNGWNMLIGHSYAGLFTLNTFLRHTELFDTYLAVDPSLWWDQGRLVREAEALVAGRDFKGKSLYIGVASKKRTDRVDIHLDKVSYLLSELLPQAENLRFFSKSFPDENHGTVAVPGIYDGIKQLFGK is encoded by the coding sequence ATGAGTCGGACTCACATTCTTTTAATATTCCTCCTGCTCCCGCTAACCTTGCGGAGCCAGGAGGATATTTGTATAGGAAAGGAACTGGTTTTGTACTCTACCGTATTGCAAGAAGAACGGAGTTATTGGATACACCTGCCGGAGCATTATAATATGGATACGAAACAACGCTACCCGGTTGTTTACCTGCTAGATGGAGATTCTTTCTTTCATTCGCTGGTAGGCATAAGGAAAACGTTGGCATCCGGTAGAGGTAAATATCTACCTCCCTGTATTATTGTCGGGGTATTAAATTCGGATCGGACACGTGATTTTACGCCTACCGCTTCAGCCGCCGGACGGGATGGTAAAATCTCCATAGATGCGATTCCGCAAGGAGGGGGAAGTGAGGCTTTCAGTAAGTTTCTTACGGAAGAACTTCGTCCTGCTATCGATAGTGCCTATCGCACGAACGGCTGGAATATGCTTATCGGTCATTCGTATGCGGGGCTTTTCACCTTGAATACGTTTCTTCGTCATACGGAATTATTTGATACCTATCTAGCGGTCGACCCTAGTTTGTGGTGGGATCAGGGGCGGTTGGTCCGGGAGGCGGAGGCTTTGGTTGCAGGCCGGGATTTTAAAGGGAAAAGCCTGTATATCGGTGTCGCGTCTAAAAAAAGGACGGACCGGGTGGACATTCATCTTGACAAAGTGAGTTATCTTCTTTCGGAGCTTTTACCGCAAGCGGAGAACCTGCGTTTCTTTAGTAAATCATTTCCCGACGAGAACCATGGAACGGTAGCGGTTCCGGGTATATATGACGGGATTAAACAATTATTCGGAAAATGA
- a CDS encoding TonB-dependent receptor — MMMKKIRGLFLSFLLLLISISAFSQHKTMISGKVLSTEKTTVDFATVYLKGTNYGGTTNEEGIYHLQAPAGEYTLVVSAIGYKTVEKPVKLMRGERTKMNVVISPQATELDEVVVVSNGVTRLKRSAFNAVALDTKALQNSTQNLSEALAQAPGMKIRESGGVGSDMQLMMDGFTGKHIKIFIDGVPQEGVGSSFGLNNIPVNYAERIEVYKGVVPVGFGTDAIGGVINIITKKNRNKWFLDASYSYGSFNTHKSYVNFGQTFRSGLTYEINVFQNYSDNNYYVDTPVKDFTTGAINKKKIEHVKRFHDTYHNEAVIGKIGFVDKKWADRLMFGFTYSHMYKDIQTGVRQEVVFGGKYRKGYSIMPSLDYRKRDFFVRGLDVVLTANYNKNMTNNVDTSSYEYNWRGEMRPLRMPGEQSYQNTRSDNNNWNGTLTANYRIGKAHTFTFNHVINAFRRSNQSLLNEDSEANAIPKETRKNISGLSYRLMPTEHWNLSVFGKYYNQFIAGPVATSSAQDDYIRTTNSVSAMGYGAAGTYFILKSLQAKLSYEKAYRLPTNEEMFGDEDLETGDISLRPENSDNVNLNLSYNETFGKHSVYVEGGLIYRNTKDYIQRNISDLSGGKYGATYVNHGRVETKGYNISVRYGFANWVSVGGNFTQMNVRDNVKTVTSGTNQESLTYGARMPNLPYQFANSDVTFYWRNLWKKGNTLSVTYDNLYMHSFPLYSEAVGSESEFVVPTQFSHNLTLSYGIQNGRYNISFECRNLTNEKLYDNFSLQKAGRAFYGKVRVYFGN; from the coding sequence ATGATGATGAAGAAAATCAGAGGGCTTTTCCTCTCCTTTTTACTGTTGCTTATTTCCATCTCGGCTTTTTCTCAACATAAAACAATGATATCGGGCAAAGTCCTGTCCACGGAAAAAACAACCGTGGATTTCGCTACCGTTTATCTAAAAGGTACGAATTACGGCGGGACTACGAATGAGGAAGGTATCTATCATCTTCAAGCTCCCGCGGGAGAATATACATTAGTAGTATCGGCTATCGGATATAAGACGGTAGAGAAACCCGTGAAACTGATGCGTGGGGAACGGACGAAGATGAATGTGGTAATCAGCCCTCAAGCTACGGAGTTGGATGAGGTGGTTGTCGTTTCTAATGGCGTGACCCGGCTCAAGCGTTCTGCGTTCAATGCCGTGGCCCTCGATACGAAAGCCTTGCAAAATTCAACCCAGAACTTGAGTGAAGCCTTGGCTCAAGCGCCCGGAATGAAGATCCGGGAGTCCGGCGGTGTCGGCTCGGATATGCAACTGATGATGGATGGATTTACCGGCAAGCATATCAAGATCTTTATCGATGGGGTTCCGCAAGAAGGTGTCGGCAGTTCTTTCGGACTGAATAACATTCCGGTGAATTATGCCGAGCGTATAGAGGTCTATAAGGGTGTGGTACCGGTGGGTTTCGGAACAGACGCTATCGGAGGTGTTATCAATATCATCACCAAGAAGAACCGGAACAAATGGTTTTTGGATGCTTCTTATTCATACGGGTCTTTCAATACGCATAAATCTTATGTGAACTTCGGACAAACTTTCCGGAGCGGACTCACGTATGAGATCAACGTTTTCCAGAATTATTCGGATAATAATTACTATGTGGATACTCCGGTGAAGGACTTTACGACCGGAGCGATCAATAAGAAAAAGATCGAGCATGTGAAGCGTTTTCATGATACGTATCATAACGAGGCCGTTATCGGGAAAATAGGTTTCGTGGATAAGAAATGGGCGGATCGTTTGATGTTTGGGTTTACCTATTCACATATGTATAAAGATATACAGACGGGCGTACGCCAAGAAGTGGTGTTTGGCGGCAAATATCGGAAGGGATACTCGATCATGCCGTCGTTGGACTATCGCAAGCGTGATTTCTTCGTTAGGGGCTTGGATGTGGTATTGACGGCGAATTATAATAAGAACATGACGAACAATGTAGATACCTCTTCCTATGAATATAATTGGCGTGGCGAGATGCGTCCGCTCCGGATGCCCGGTGAGCAATCTTATCAGAACACCCGGTCGGATAATAATAACTGGAACGGAACCTTAACAGCTAACTACCGTATCGGTAAGGCGCATACGTTCACGTTCAATCACGTGATCAACGCGTTCCGGCGTTCGAATCAGTCTCTTTTGAACGAGGACTCGGAAGCGAACGCTATCCCGAAGGAAACCCGTAAAAATATCAGCGGTCTTTCGTATCGCTTGATGCCGACGGAACATTGGAACTTGTCTGTGTTCGGTAAATATTACAACCAGTTTATCGCGGGGCCTGTCGCTACTTCCTCGGCTCAAGATGACTATATACGTACGACCAATTCGGTAAGTGCGATGGGATATGGGGCCGCGGGAACTTACTTTATCTTGAAAAGCTTGCAAGCGAAATTGTCCTATGAGAAAGCCTATCGCCTGCCGACCAATGAGGAGATGTTTGGCGATGAGGACCTTGAGACCGGCGATATTTCCTTGAGACCGGAGAACAGCGATAACGTGAATCTGAATTTAAGCTACAACGAGACATTCGGTAAGCATTCCGTATATGTGGAAGGCGGATTGATCTACCGAAATACGAAAGATTATATCCAACGGAATATATCGGATTTGAGCGGCGGTAAATATGGCGCTACCTATGTGAATCATGGTCGTGTAGAGACCAAGGGTTACAATATCTCGGTTCGCTACGGTTTCGCTAACTGGGTAAGCGTAGGAGGAAACTTTACGCAGATGAATGTAAGGGATAACGTGAAGACGGTTACCAGCGGGACGAACCAAGAGAGCTTGACATATGGCGCACGTATGCCGAATCTTCCTTATCAGTTTGCCAACTCGGATGTGACCTTCTACTGGCGTAATTTGTGGAAGAAAGGCAATACGCTAAGTGTCACTTACGATAATTTATATATGCATAGTTTCCCGCTGTATTCGGAGGCAGTAGGCAGTGAATCCGAATTTGTGGTACCAACTCAATTCTCGCATAACCTGACACTCTCTTATGGTATACAGAACGGGCGTTACAATATCTCTTTCGAGTGCAGGAATCTCACGAACGAGAAATTATACGATAACTTCAGCTTGCAGAAGGCTGGCAGGGCTTTCTATGGTAAGGTGAGGGTTTATTTCGGTAATTAA